TGGCTTAATTTGGCAGATGTCTTGGCCATTTGCATGAGGGAATAGGCACCTTCCATCATACGGGCGCCACCAGAGGCTGAAATAATGATCAGCGGATATTTTTTTTCGCGGGCAAGATCAGCAGCCCGAGCCAATAGTTCCCCTACAGCGGAACCCATACTGCCCCCGATAAATGAAAAGTCCATCACAGCCAAAACCACTGGTTTTTTATTCATGTAGCCCTGGATAACCTGAACAGCATCATGTTTGCCTGTTTTTTGTTGAGCGGCTGCAAGTTGATCACTATACTTCTTCTGGGCTTTGAATTTCAGGGGATCTTTGGGCTTGATATTTTGAAAATGAATGTGGCGATCTTTAGCATCCAGCAGAATTTCAATATAACTGGAGGCTGGAATACGAAAATGGTAGCCACACTTATAGCATACATTGTTACTCTGCAGCAATTCGGCTTTATATAAGATCT
This genomic interval from Candidatus Neomarinimicrobiota bacterium contains the following:
- the accD gene encoding acetyl-CoA carboxylase, carboxyltransferase subunit beta; amino-acid sequence: MSWFKRKEKNIQTVSSEKKDIKEGLWVKCPNCRQILYKAELLQSNNVCYKCGYHFRIPASSYIEILLDAKDRHIHFQNIKPKDPLKFKAQKKYSDQLAAAQQKTGKHDAVQVIQGYMNKKPVVLAVMDFSFIGGSMGSAVGELLARAADLAREKKYPLIIISASGGARMMEGAYSLMQMAKTSAKLSQLAEAKVPYISLMTDPTTGGVTASFAMLGDVNMAEPGALIGFAGPRVIKQTIGADLPEGFQRAEFLLEKGFLDMIVARDDLKNKMTEILEILHV